One Ostrea edulis chromosome 6, xbOstEdul1.1, whole genome shotgun sequence genomic window, ATGTATTTTggcaatatcaaaataaaagcgagtaattttaATTCGCGAGTGAAGCTTCTCGTGAAATTAcacgataataaattcctcgcgtatCTTTAGGAATTTACAATATTCTGATTCACTGTCCGTATCAGAAGAAAAGTTTTCATAACTGTAGCCATCAAACAACGAAATTTCAGAGTCGGTGTCGCTTTCCAGCGCTATACTCCATAATTAAATTACGCGCTGTGTATGTAAGACATGACAAGTCAAAATTCTTGTACTGATGGTTTTTTTATCTTAACGAAagggaaaaatatttcaacgctGAACATTTCTTATGAGTATACACATTTTCCTCTAAGTACTTAGATCGAACTCACATTGAAAGGTCTCGCAATGAAACTTTTAGGAAATCTTCTCCATTGGCCAATTATATCAATCGGATATTCATCAGTTGGAAATATTTATCTATATCCTTCTTACTGCATGTATGCGAGACActcaacagtaaacaaaacTGTATTCTTTTAAGATTGTATGATATGTTAaaaagatagagagagaaaatacagaCCCTCTGCGCGCTAGCCTTTTTCACATACAGCTCAAGGCTGAAACATATTTAAGTTCTTTGTCAAAAACCCAATTACATATTTACCGATGTACATTAATTCACTCGTTCCACGTAATCTAGTAATGTATCTTTGTGATCTAGTTGCGCAATATTCACTGGTTGTACTTGCTAATCTCAAATGGcgtcaaattttatttctcgTTTTCGATTCGTAATATGCATTACTTTCATGAACAAGTGAACAAACAGCCCTGTGACATTTACCTGTACCTAAATATGACAGTAAGTAAAAATGTAGCAAGTGTTTCAAACTTTCTGAACATTGATATGCATTTCTAATCATTAAGTTTTGTAGAAAAGATTTAACAAACACATTGTCGGTTCGGCTTGACttttttaacaaagtatttgTCGGTTCagcttgattttttttttattctttggCGATGATGTGCGATTTTCAATGCATGTTTTCGACGAGTTTCCAACATCGCATAGAAAAAAATTCGAGTAGAAAatttgtttagattttactctatttattgaaattataattcgtttcattatatttcagatattttaCAAAACGCCACCAATTTAATCCCTTTGGCACTTAAAAGGCGTCACTGTGCGCTTAAGGGTTAAGTGACTTCACATCTGTTTTTGACATCAGAAGCAAGCGAATGCATCGGCAAGCGTGACGCATAATTTGTCAATTGTCTAAATAGAATGAAATCAGTAAATCGCTAGAAAAATAAAGCACCTTTTATTTATggaacaaaattttaaatagaACATATTCACAAAGCACATATTCTCAAAACTTTCATCCGAACACAAATATCTCACAAATATTCTAGTACCCTGTCAGCCATCGCACCCAACAGCAGATCACTCAAATCAGGATTTACAAAATATCGTATGaatttattcatatacatgtaagctttcatatataatatattcattGGTGTTTCATATCGAAGCTGCCACATAACGATAAACAAATATATCACAAATCAAAAAGTGATTGTCTCAACAATATAAATGACTTATCTAAGCATACATACAATAGTATTAGATAAGCGACGGCGTCGGCCATTAAACAGTtctaatttcttttcttttttatccaATTTATCAACAAAAACTCTTGGTTAATCTAAGtcttaattatttcaaagaAGGCGTCTTCCGAGCAAATTGACACTTAAAGTAGAAAATGTCAACGGAGCAAAACGTCAGAATTTCTATTCGAGAAGAATATTAAAAACCTTATCACATTATTACGCCTCTATGGTCGCTTCATGCGTTACAAATGAAGCCATTATTCTTTGATTGTGTTCAACgcagagattttcaaagactgaAAACCCATTTGAAACACGGTGTAATAGCTTTTGTAATAAAAACCGGAAGCAAAACAAATCCATGGCTGGAAAACATTACTACTGTCTATATTTACCGTACTGTCCAtataaacctttttttaaaaagtggaatGTAAGAATTAGCAGATCAACAACTTGATATTTACAGGAAGATGAAATTCACAACCGATACAAACcataaaacaagaaaaatacaGGAAACGCATTGTACTACATGAAAACAACGAAACATACACACAATTTTACACtcaatcaaatacatgtaggtatccTTCCAAAACATTTGGCCTGGAAGTTAAAACTtgtttgagcacgttttcaaaCTCCaactccgtgctctaaatcgCACTCATACTCAGAAGTGAAGGTTATAGaacttttataaaaaatcattttcacacTCAAATgcagtacatgctcaagatttttcgagtatgcattgaagcttgctcagagttgtactcaaaaccagtttgagtatgagtacgataacgctttataacctccaggcctgacCCATACTAATAAAACTTCACTGGAGCGAGGAAAGACAATTTGAGACCTCGGTCTTTAAAACATGTAGCTAAATGCTCTGATATAATactgaaatataaaaacatttatggCAAAAGTAATGTGGACTTTGATATACTAGTATTTACATTTGTACAGAAGGATTTATACTAGCAATTAAACAATCAGTCACATTTCGAAGGTTTGGCAATCTGAAAGACGTTATATAACATATCCATCTCTTTGTTAAACACATAACGTAATAAACATATGTTATGACATGTTTTGGTTTCTCAACTTTGATACTCTAGGCCTGCTGCGAAAAACAGGAGTACGCTAATCACGAATGTCTCATGACTGAAATCTGCAAAAAAAAAGGAGAAATATGTTGACTTTTGAGCGTCATACTGTATTCTCAGTGTTTTGTTGTCAatgttagattttttaaaaaatcaaacttgatattgtctttttaaaaacttacgTAAATTCCTGGAAGAGTTGGACTCCTTGTGTTGTTGGTTAGTTGGTCTTGAAGTTTGGAATGTGACCGAAGACGCGTTGGATTCATAGGTCCGACTAGGTAGAGTGGGGTAAGTTATACTACTGGCGGTAGTAGATTGATGGAGATGTTTACAAGATTTGTAGCGCTGAATTTCAGAATATTCCTCGTCACTGAAATGACAGTCGTGAGGACTGTGGAAGTATGGGCTTTTTACTTCTATAATTTTATCTAGGCACACCGGAGCAATATTCCCAACACACAAGAGAAAGTCAACCAGGCTTCTGTCAATAGACAAGATAGGAATGATATTAGATATTATGTAAATTATGTGTATCAACGTCTACATACATATGGTTTTACACTTTTCCCATTATCTCATAAAACACACTGATGTACTGCAGGTATTTACTTACaacatgtatgtgtgttttcatgtttgttttCCCTTTATTTCTTAACACTgtgcttcttctttttttcttctttatgtaCTGCATTTAAGTTTTGTGTTTAAAGTGGCATATAGGCCCGATGGGCCGGGtgtttgatttacttttacaCTGTCTGTTAACATAAAGTTTGTGAATatacacatgtcactataaataaataaattactaCTATTATAATGGAACGCAATTGAAAAAAACCTGCATTTAAAATATCAACATAAAATGACTAACAAATGCTTCAAAGGGGAAAGGAAAAACTTAACAATTGTTTTACACACGGAAACAACTGCGAAATTATCAACTGTGAATCTCAATCTTGACGCTGCTAGAGATTCTGACATTAAAACTGGCATTTGCGACATCATAAAGGCAATTagattttggaacgcagttcAATAGTGAACTACATTCTAGAACGCAGTTCTCcattcaaaattgtaaatgcatATAAAAGAACATCAGATTGGAATTTTAGGATGGGTTCAACTCCCACCACTTTGAAAACTTGATGAtggcactctctctctctctctctctctctctctctctctctctctcaatggtTTATTCATAATGCATTatacttagtgaataaa contains:
- the LOC125646000 gene encoding uncharacterized protein LOC125646000 isoform X2, with the translated sequence MYSLPLKSKQWLVSDPITFVDQIFPETASPLFDANVCTGTCDDKIYDIQTGCKEYDDRVTKYETELDSSHNNTNLCRSLVDFLLCVGNIAPVCLDKIIEVKSPYFHSPHDCHFSDEEYSEIQRYKSCKHLHQSTTASSITYPTLPSRTYESNASSVTFQTSRPTNQQHKESNSSRNLHFSHETFVISVLLFFAAGLEYQS
- the LOC125646000 gene encoding uncharacterized protein LOC125646000 isoform X1, which gives rise to MRILCRGCSFLDCLLKTYMFLEIIIVTCHVSVTDANVCTGTCDDKIYDIQTGCKEYDDRVTKYETELDSSHNNTNLCRSLVDFLLCVGNIAPVCLDKIIEVKSPYFHSPHDCHFSDEEYSEIQRYKSCKHLHQSTTASSITYPTLPSRTYESNASSVTFQTSRPTNQQHKESNSSRNLHFSHETFVISVLLFFAAGLEYQS